A window of the Ipomoea triloba cultivar NCNSP0323 chromosome 14, ASM357664v1 genome harbors these coding sequences:
- the LOC116003974 gene encoding uncharacterized protein LOC116003974 gives MGDFNDLLDPRDKVGRIAYPGFLLRGFQGAVRDSRLVDFPFGGYQYTWERGSGSKGWVQEKLDRILVGNEWGGLFRGATATSLQCVGSDHLPLLLTPNQVQWRGRKRLFRCEQTWISERGCREVVESAWEGDIARNIDGKIAMCGVRLGAWGGRRRREFRKEIEWWGAFGQFERAW, from the coding sequence ATGGGTGACTTTAACGATTTGCTTGATCCTAGGGATAAGGTCGGTAGGATTGCTTATCCCGGTTTCTTATTACGGGGTTTTCAAGGGGCGGTGAGGGATTCTAGATTGGTGGATTTTCCTTTTGGAGGGTATCAGTATACTTGGGAGAGAGGGAGCGGGTCAAAGGGTTGGGTTCAGGAGAAATTGGACCGTATTTTAGTTGGGAATGAGTGGGGTGGGCTGTTTCGAGGTGCTACTGCTACTTCCCTTCAATgtgttgggagtgaccatctacCCCTTTTGCTGACTCCAAATCAGGTTCAGTGGCGGGGGCGTAAGCGGTTGTTTCGGTGTGAACAAACTTGGATTTCCGAGAGAGGGTGTCGGGAGGTGGTAGAGTCTGCCTGGGAGGGAGACATCGCTCGTAATATTGATGGTAAGATTGCAATGTGTGGGGTTCGGTTAGGAGCATGGGGAGGGAGACGGCGTAGAGAATTTCGGAAGGAGATTGAATGGTGGGGGGCGTTTGGGCAGTTTGAGAGGGCGTGGTGA